The Burkholderia sp. NRF60-BP8 genomic sequence CGCGTACGCCTGGCCGCGGTTGCTCCACCACGTGTACTGCTCGGGACGCGGGTCGAGCGTGCGGAACACGTCGACGTAGCCGACGTCGTCGAACAGCTTCGTGAGCCACTCGCGCTCCTCCGGCAAGCAGCCCGAATTCTTCTGGTTGCTCTTCCAGTTCTTGATGTCGATTTCCTTGTGGACGATGTTCACGTCGCCGCACAGGATCACCTCGCGCTTCTTCTTCAGCGCGGCGAGGTGCGGCATGAATTCGGCCATGAAGCGGTACTTCGCCTGCTGGCGCTCTTCGCCGCTCGATCCGGACGGCACGTACACCGACACGATCGACAGCTTGCCGTAGCGCGCCTCGACGTAGCGCCCTTCGGGATCGAACTCGCTGCTGCCGAAGCCGATGATCACGTCATCGGGCTCGCGGCGGCTGTACACGCCCGCGCCGCTGTACCCCTTCTTCTCGGCGTGGTGGAAATAGCTCTTGAAGCCGTGCGGCTCGACGAATTCGGCCGGCAGGTCGTCGGCCGATACCTTGATTTCCTGCACGCACACGCAATCGGCGTTCTGCTCGCCAAGCCAGTCGAAGAAGCCCTTCTTCGCGGCGGAGCGGATGCCGTTCAGGTTGGCGGTAATCACTCGCATCATGTCGGGTTCCGTTCAGTTCGATGTTTTTACAGGGTGGCAGCTTAACGGATCTTCACGCCTTCGAGCTCGGGCTTCGGCGGCGGGAATTCCAGCTTCATGTCGGTCATCGTGCGCAGCAGCAGCTCGGCGATCATCACGTTGCGGTGCGTCTTCGAATTCGCCGGGATCACGTACCACGGCGCGTGCTCGGCCGACGTCGCGGCGAGCGCGTCGCGGTACGCGGACTGGTAAGCGTCCCAGTGCTTGCGCGCGTCGAGATCGGAGATGTCGAATTTCCAGTGCTTGGTCGGGTCGTCGATGCGCGCCTGCAACCGCGCGCGCTGCTCGTCCTTCGAGATGTGCAGGAAGCACTTGACGATGGTCGTACCGTTCTCGAACAGCATCGTCTCGAAATCGCGGATCTGCCGGTAGCGGCGCTCGCACTCCTTGTCGCCGATCGCGCCGAGCACGCGCGGCACCAGCACGTCTTCGTAGTGGCTGCGGTTGAAGATCGCGAGTTCGCCCGCCGCCGGCACCTGCGCATGCACGCGCCACAGGAAGTCGTGCGCGGCCTCGATCGGCGTTGGCGCCTTGAACGGCACGATGCGCAGGCCGAGCGGATCGACCTCGCGAAACACCGCGCGCACGGTGCCGTCCTTGCCGCTCGTGTCCATCCCCTGCAGCACGAGCAGCACGCGCTTCTTCTGCTGCGTGTGCAGGCGCTCCTGCTGGACGTCGAGCTCGGTCGACACGACCGACAGCCGTTCGCGATCGGCTTCCTTCGAGCCGGACGAAAACGGCTTCGCGGCCGGGTCGAACGCGTCGAGCTTGAATGCGGCGGCTTCCTTCTCGCGCGTGCTGTAGGGCACGCGAAAATCGTCGAGCGACGGTTGTTTCGCCATTCGTTCCTCCGTTGGACGGTGCGATGCATACGATAACGCATCCACCAAACGCAACGGGCCGCCCCGAACTGGTTCGGAGCGGCCCGTCGTCAAGCGCGGTTCAGGCGCGCGCGCATGCTCAGCCGAGCTTCTTCTTCAGCAGTTCGTTGACCTGCTGCGGATTGGCCTTGCCCTTCGTCGCCTTCATCGCCTGGCCGATCAGCGCGTTGAACGCCTTTTCCTTGCCCGCGCGGAATTCCTCGACCGACTTCGCGTTCGCCGCGAGCACTTCGTCGATGATCGCTTCCAGCGCGCCGGTGTCGGAGATCTGCTTGAGCCCCTTCGCGTCGATGATGCGATCGGCCGCGCCGTCGTCGGTCGCCTTCTCGTCCCAGATCGTCGCGAAGATTTCCTTCGCGATCTTGTTCGAGATCGTGCCGTCGGCGATGCGCTGCAGCAACAGCGCGAGCTGCGCGGCCGACACCGGAATCGCGTCGATCTCGATGCCGTCGCGGTTCAGTTGCGACGACACGTCGCCCATCAGCCAGTTCGCGGCGATCTTCGCGTTCGCCGCGCCGGCCTTCGCGACCACCGCTTCGAAGTACGCGGCCATCGCCTTGCTCGACGTCAGCACGCCCGCGTCGTACGCGGACACCCCGTACTCGTCGACGAAGCGCCGTTGCATCGCGGCCGGCAGCTCGGGCATGCCGGACTGCACGCGCTCGATCCAGTCCTGGCCGATCACGAGCGGCATCAGGTCGGGGTCCGGGAAGTAGCGGTAATCGTGCGCGTCTTCCTTGCTGCGCATCGAACGCGTCTCGCGCTTGTCCGGATCGTACAGGCGCGTTTCCTGCACGACTTCGCCGCCGTCCTCGATCAGCTCGATCTGGCGACGCACTTCGTAGTTGATCGCTTCCTCGAGGAACCGGAACGAGTTCAGGTTCTTGATTTCCGCGCGCGTGCCGAACTTCTCCTGGCCGACCGGGCGCACCGACACGTTCGCGTCGCAGCGGAACGAGCCTTCCTGCATGTTGCCGTCGCAGATGCCGAGCCACACGACGAGCCCGTGCAGCGCCTTCGCGTACGCGACGGCCTCGGCCGCGCTGCGCATTTCCGGCTCGGTGACGATCTCGAGCAGCGGCGTGCCGGCGCGGTTCAGGTCGATCCCGGTCATCCCGGCGAAGTCTTCATGCAGCGACTTGCCTGCGTCTTCCTCGAGGTGCGCACGGGTCAGGTTGACCGTCTTCTCATACGCGGGCTTGCCGGCCTTCTCGTTGGCGGGCACCTGGATCGTGATCGAGCCGCCCTGCACGACCGGAATCTCGTACTGGCTGATCTGATAGCCCTTCGGCAGATCGGGGTAGAAATAATTCTTGCGCGCGAAGATGCTGCGCGGCGCGATGGTCGAGCCGATCGCGAGGCCGAAGCGGATCGCCCGCTCGACCGCGCCGCGGTTCAGCACCGGCAGCACGCCCGGCAGCGCCAGGTCGACCGGGCACGCCTGCGTGTTCGGCTCGGCGCCGAACTGCGTCGACGCGCC encodes the following:
- a CDS encoding exodeoxyribonuclease III, encoding MMRVITANLNGIRSAAKKGFFDWLGEQNADCVCVQEIKVSADDLPAEFVEPHGFKSYFHHAEKKGYSGAGVYSRREPDDVIIGFGSSEFDPEGRYVEARYGKLSIVSVYVPSGSSGEERQQAKYRFMAEFMPHLAALKKKREVILCGDVNIVHKEIDIKNWKSNQKNSGCLPEEREWLTKLFDDVGYVDVFRTLDPRPEQYTWWSNRGQAYAKNVGWRIDYQIATPGVAGTAKSTSIFKDIKFSDHAPLTVDYDYQK
- a CDS encoding polyphosphate kinase 2 family protein, whose amino-acid sequence is MAKQPSLDDFRVPYSTREKEAAAFKLDAFDPAAKPFSSGSKEADRERLSVVSTELDVQQERLHTQQKKRVLLVLQGMDTSGKDGTVRAVFREVDPLGLRIVPFKAPTPIEAAHDFLWRVHAQVPAAGELAIFNRSHYEDVLVPRVLGAIGDKECERRYRQIRDFETMLFENGTTIVKCFLHISKDEQRARLQARIDDPTKHWKFDISDLDARKHWDAYQSAYRDALAATSAEHAPWYVIPANSKTHRNVMIAELLLRTMTDMKLEFPPPKPELEGVKIR
- the gatB gene encoding Asp-tRNA(Asn)/Glu-tRNA(Gln) amidotransferase subunit GatB; protein product: MATQWEVVIGLETHAQLSTVSKIFSGASTQFGAEPNTQACPVDLALPGVLPVLNRGAVERAIRFGLAIGSTIAPRSIFARKNYFYPDLPKGYQISQYEIPVVQGGSITIQVPANEKAGKPAYEKTVNLTRAHLEEDAGKSLHEDFAGMTGIDLNRAGTPLLEIVTEPEMRSAAEAVAYAKALHGLVVWLGICDGNMQEGSFRCDANVSVRPVGQEKFGTRAEIKNLNSFRFLEEAINYEVRRQIELIEDGGEVVQETRLYDPDKRETRSMRSKEDAHDYRYFPDPDLMPLVIGQDWIERVQSGMPELPAAMQRRFVDEYGVSAYDAGVLTSSKAMAAYFEAVVAKAGAANAKIAANWLMGDVSSQLNRDGIEIDAIPVSAAQLALLLQRIADGTISNKIAKEIFATIWDEKATDDGAADRIIDAKGLKQISDTGALEAIIDEVLAANAKSVEEFRAGKEKAFNALIGQAMKATKGKANPQQVNELLKKKLG